The Desulfonatronospira thiodismutans ASO3-1 region CGACAAAAGGCAGCATAAATACCCGGCAACCCGGCATGGGTCAGTTAAAAAAGGGAGGGGATGGAAGTGGTTGATATTCATCTCTGTTCCTTAAAATGAAAGGCAAAATAACCCTCAGGCCATCTCCCCGGGGGCGAAAACCCCTTTCTCCGTGATGATTCCGGTGATGAGTTCATGCGGGGTGACATCAAAGGCGTAATTGTATACCTGCACGTCCGGGGGCACAATCATCTGTCCGGTCATGCATTTAACTTCGGCCGGATCTCTTTGTTCTATGGGAATATCCTCACCGGAAGATGTCTGCACATCGAAAGTGGAAAACGGGGCGGCAACGTAGAAAGGTATCCCGTGCCTGCGGGCCATGACCGCCACTGTGTAGGTCCCGATCTTGTTGGCGGTGTCCCCGTTGGCTGCTATCCGGTCCGCCCCCACCACCACCTTGTGCACCAGCCCCTTGTGCATGAGCAGGCCGCAGGCATTGTCGCAGGCCACCCTTACCGGGATGTTGTCCCGGGCCAGTTCGTAAGCCGTGAGCCTGGCTCCCTGCAGAAACGGCCTGGTCTCGTTGGCAATGACCCGGATATCCTTGCCCTGCTCCACAGCAGAGCGCACCACCCCAAGAGCGGTGCCGTAGCCCCCTGTGGCCAGGGCCCCGGCGTTGCAGTGGGTCATGACCGTATCCCCGGAAAAAATAAGATCCCGGCCATGAGCGCCTATCATTTTATTGATCCTGATGTCCTCTTCATGCACGTGCAGGGCCTCGGGCAGCCAGAACTCAGCCAGCTGCGCCGGAGAGAAAAAACTGCCGGATCTCCATGCATGCCGCATGCCCCGCACGGCCCAGGCCAGGTTGGCCGCTGTGGGCCTGGCATGCTCAATGGTCTGCAGGCTTTTCTCCAGGTCCTCTTCCCAGTTGGAGCTCCCCCTGGCCTCCAGAGCAGCCAGCACGCAGCCGTAAGCCGCGGTCACCCCAATGGCCGGGGCCCCGCGGATGACCATCTGCTGCAGGGCATAGACTATATCCTGCGTCCCTGCACACTTGAACCACTGCTCACTGTCAGGCAGATACCTCTGGTCCAGAAGCATCAGCACACTCTGCTTTTCATCAAAATATACATGCTGCACGGTTCAGCCCAGCTTGCGGTTTATCAGTTCGTTGACCAGTCCGGGATTGGCCTGGCCTTTAGTCTTTTTCATAACCTGGCCCACAAAAAAACTCATGAGTTTCTTGCGTCCCTGCTGATATTTCTGCACTTCGTCCGGATTTTCGCTTATGACTTCGTCCACAACCCGCTCCAGCTCCCCGGAGTCGGAAATCTGGCCCAGACCCTTGTCCTGAACCAGCTTCTCCGGGTCGGACCCGCTTGCGAACACCTCCGGGAATAAGGACTTGGCTATCTTGTTGCTTATGGTTCCCTCATCCACCATGCGCACCAGCTTGGCCAGAAGTCCCGGACTGAAGCCGGACTCTTTGATGCTCGTTGCGGCCTGGTTCAGCTCCCTTAAAAGCTCGGTCATGACCCAGTTGCTTATCTTCTTGGGCTGGGCATAAAGCCTTGTGCACTCCTCGAAAAAATCCGCCAGGTCACGCTCAGAAGTAAGGACCTGGGAATCCTCATGGGGCAGCTCATACTGGCTGATGAACCTGGCCAGCCTGGCCATGGGCAGTTCCGGCAGTTCTTTTTTGAGCCTCAGGGTCCAGTCCCGGTCCACCAGCAGGGGCACCAGGTCCGGGTCCGGAAAATAGCGGTAGTCGTGAGCCTCTTCCTTGCCGCGCATGGATACGGTAATTCCCCTGTCCGGGTCAAAGAGCCTGGTTTCCTGGATCACCTCTTCTTTGTCCTCCAGAATATCCATCTGCCGGGACACTTCGTACTCCAGGGCCTTTTGTACGTTTCTAAAAGAATTCAGGTTCTTGATCTCGGTGCGGGTGCCCAACTCATTCTTTCCCCTGGGACGAATGGACACGTTGGCGTCACAACGAAAACTGCCCTCTTCCATATTGCCGTCGGAAATATCCAGGTAGCGCAGGATGGAGCGCAGGGCCTTGAGATAGGCAGCTGCTTCTTCGGGACTTCGCATATCCGGCTCCGAAACTATCTCCATAAGGGGCACTCCGGTGCGGTTCAAGTCCACGTAGCTGAGGCCCTCCGAGTGGGAATGGATGGATTTGCCGGCGTCCTCTTCCATGTGAATTCTGGTTATGCCTACATCCTTTTCCCGGTTTTGGGCCAGAATTTTTATATGGCCGTGTTCCGCCAGGGGCTGGTCATACTGGGAAATCTGGTATCCCTTGGGCAGATCCGGGTAGAAATAATTCTTCCTGGCGAACACCGAGCGTTCATTGACCCGGCAATCCAGGGCCAGGGCCATTTTTACGGCGAACTCCACGGCTCTTTTGTTGAGCACCGGCAGCACCCCGGGCATGCCGGTACATATGGGGCAGGTATTGGTATTTGGGTCATTGCCGAACTGCGTGGAACAGGAACAAAATATCTTGGACCGGGTCTTGAGCTGGGCATGCACCTCAAGACCGATTACAGTTTCATAGTCGCTCATGGTTCATCCTTGAGTATCTGGAGTGGGAAATAACACTTGCTAAAGCCGGATTGAAAAAATATAACCTGTATTTTTAGCTCAGCTCCCGGCAGAAGTCAAAACCAACTTCAGGGGGGTCTTTGCAACCAAAGGAGAAGACATGAAAATACTCGTCACCGGGACCGCCGGATTCATCGGTTTCAGGCTGGCCCTTGCACTGGTGGAGAAGGGTTTTGAAGTGGTAGGCCTGGACAACATAAATGACTACTACGACGTCCAGGTCAAGTACGGCCGCCTCCGGGAATCCGGGTTTCAGGAGCCGTATGACTACGGCCGCCTGTATCATTCGGATAAGTATCCGGGACTTTCCTTTATCAGGCAAAACCTTGAAGACCGGGAAGGAATGCAAAGACTCTTCCAGGAACAGGGATTTTCCCGGGCCTGCAACCTGGCCGCCCAGGCCGGTGTGCGCTACAGCCTGACCAATCCCTATGCCTACGTGGACTCCAATCTTGTAGGCTACATAAACCTCCTGGAATGCTGCCGGCACAACCAGGTGGAGCACCTGGTCTTTGCCAGCAGTTCCAGCGTGTACGGACTAAATGAAACACAGCCCTTTTCAGTGCACGCCAATGTGGACCATCCCATAAGCCTGTACGCCGCCAGCAAAAAAAGTAACGAGCTCATGTCCCACACCTATGCCCACCTCTACGGGCTGCCCTGCACCGGACTGCGTTTTTTCACCGTCTACGGACCCTGGGGCCGCCCGGACATGGCTCTTTTCCTGTTCACCAGGGCCATGCTGGAAGACAGGCCCATAGACGTGTTCAACCACGGCCGGATGCAGCGCGACTTTACATACATCGACGATATAGTGGAAGGGGTCATCAGGGTTCTGGACAATCCACCCGCAGGCAATCCGCACTGGGACCCCAAAAATCCCGATCCGGCTTCATCCAGCGCCCCGTACAGGCTTTACAACATAGGCAACAACAACCCTGTACAGCTCATGGACTTCATCCAGGCCCTGGAAAAGGCCCTGGGCAAAAAGGCCCAAAAAAACCTGCTGCCCCTGCAGCCAGGTGACGTGCCCAGCACTTACGCCGACGTGGACGACCTGGTCCGTGACCTGGACTACAAACCCGAGACTTCAGTAGAAGAAGGAATTGAGCGGTTTGTAAAGTGGTACAGGGATTTTTTCCAGGCCTGATTTTTTTGCAGGACACTGACCCGGCTTAATCCTTGCAGCCCCTCAGATGGGCGCTTCGCAGGCGGTTGAGTACAGCCATGGCTTCCAGGGGCCTGGGCCTGGCCAGGTCCCCGTCCGGGGCAAAGGCCAGGCGGGGCAGATCATTTTCCAGCATCCGCCTGATGCGCGCCGCCGGATCCTGTATCACTTGCCCGTTTTCAGCCAGCCGGGCCAGGATGACCCCGATGGCTCTTACCTGAGAGGGATCAGCCAGTTGCTCCAGGGCCCGCAGATCCACCTCGTATCGCCCGAACAGCAAAGCATCCAGGCCGTCAGGCTTGATGACTCTTTTTCCTGGCTTGCGGCAGGGATTCAGCCTGGAAGCGTCAAGGCTTCTGGGTTTTGGACGTCCAAGGGCTGACCCGGGCTCTTGCACCCGGCCGGTTGCCCAGGTGGAAGCTATCTCCCTGGCGGAAGCAGTCACGTCTCTGGGCTTATATTCATGCATCTGGATGACGGTATCGGCATGATCGAAATAATCTCCCGATCCTCCCATGACCAGTACCGTTGAGATACCCAGGCCGTCCCGCAACTCCCGGATACGGTCCACAAAAGGCGTAATGGGCTCTTCATCCCCGGCCACCAGCTTCTGCATCCTCTGATCCCTGATCATGAAGTTGGTGGCGGAAGTATCCTCATCCACCAGCAGCACGCTGGCTCCCATTTCCAGGGCCTCCTGCAGGGATGCCGCCTGGCTGGTGGAGCCTGAGGCCAGGTCCGTGGAAAAATCCCGGGTGGACTTGCCGTAGGGCAACTCGCTTATAAAGGGTGAGAGGTCCACGCTGTGCACCACCCTGCCGTCCTCGGCCCTGATTTTAAGGGCCAGGGCATTGCTGACCACCCTTTCCCGGCCGTCTCCGGGGATATGATCATATACCCCGGCTTCCACCGCCTTTAAAAGAGTGGACTTGCCGTGAAATCCCCCGCCCACTATCAGGCTGACCCCCAGGGGAATACCCAGCCCGGACAAAGCCCCGGCATTTGGGGCATGCAGGGTCACCTGCAGGGTATCAGGCGATGAAAGTTCAACCGCGTCCTGCAAGGGCCGATCATCCACCCCGGACCTGCGGGGCAGGATGGAACCGTCCGCCAGAAAAGCGGCCAGATCCATCTCATCCAGCTGATCCCGCAGGCTCTGCTGGTCCTGGGTCACATCGCAGTGAAGCTTCAAGGCCTTCAAATCCAGACGTCTAACAGTCACCGCACTTACCGCTTCAGGAACAGCCTCCATTAGCAGTCTTGCTGCCTGTCGCCCCAGTATGGTCCTGCCCCTGGCCGGCAGGGTGACTGTAAATCTCAGTTCCACCCCGTCAGGAGTAAAAAGGCAGGCAGTGCGGTCGAGAACGGTCTGTTTTCCGGCATCTATGCGGATATCCCTTTCACCTTGAACAGCCCTGGAAAAAGCCCGGGCCAGAAAATCCCTGGCTGCAACCTTCCTGGCCTCTCCCTGCAGGGCATGTTCCGGAAGGCCTGCTGTCTCCCAGGGCACAACGGCCCTTACCCGGGACGGAGGAGCATAAGGATCACCCTGCACATAATCCACCAGGAGCCTGAACTCCCCGAAAGAATACCCGCCCTGCAGATCCTTGTAGGCCTTGTAACCCCTGCCGTCGATTCTGTCTAAAATTTCTCTGAGCTTTTGCATATAACTGTGTATTTTACCTGCTTTCAGGCACCAGACTTTTTAGACTTACTCCTGAAACCCTGTTATAAAAAACAAGAACCACGCGCTGCGCGTGGCAGGCCTTAGACAGGATTAACCACGCCAAAGAAGCGTGGCAGGCATAGATTGACAGGATAAGCAATCAGCGGCCCCGGTGAAATCAGCTGCGCTGTCCTTCGGAATTTCACAGGGCAAGCCGGAAGCCGCAGCAGATTGCATTAGCCATCCAGCACTCACTTTCTTCTGGCATTCATGAGTGCCGGAAAAAAGTGAGTGCTGGAGTGATTACCTTTTGGCCTGGCTTCCGGCCAGGACAAAAATGATTTTCTCTTCATCCATCTCTTAATCCTGTTAATCCTGTCAAAAAAGCTCTTTTCTTTATTGGGTTGCGGGCAAAGTCCGCGTTAGATATATCACTCGTAACTCCCTCTAAGTGACTACAATTCAAGTTCATTTATTTCAGCATGTCGCTGTCACAAAAATGTGTCATTTTATGAGCCCGGCACGATCCACTCCCCTCCTTGGTTAAGGAGGGGCCGGGGGTGGTTCGTTCTATAATGATCATTTCCTTTTATGTATCACTCGTAACTCCCTCTAAGTCACTACAATTCAAGTTCATTTATTTGAGCATGTCACTGTCACAAAAATTTGTCATTTTATGAGCCCGGCACGATCCGCTCCCCTCCTTGGTTAAGGAGGGGCCGGGGGTGGTTTGTTCTATAATGATCACTTCCTTATTTTGCTTGCACACAGGCTTGATCCGAAACGTCCCCGGGTGATGCTTGAAACCAAGCCTTGCATAATTCAAACTGGCTTTCAAGCCCTGGCTCAAGGCGTTCAGATTCACTTATATCCTGTTGCCAGCGCCCATTGCTGAATCTCCAAGGGCCGCCCTGCAACACCCCTGAGACTGATAAATCCTTAAAATGCCGGCCAGCTAAACTCTGCATTTATGGATTGTGACTCACGGCATTGCCTGCGATTTGCGAATATGTTTTTTCAGAATACCAGGATGGAAAAACTGAAAGATATTTCACACAAAAAGGCGCTGTTACAATAATGTTTCCAGGCCGGCTTTCATAAAATCGACAAGCGGCAAGCCACCTCTACCGATTATCCAGATCTTTGAATCCGGCCAGTGCTTCTGGAATGCACCAACTCCTGAGTGAGCTTTAGAAAATTGTCCGCTTTTTACTTCGATTGCCGCAAGCCTGTTTCCTTTTTTGAGTACAAAGTCCACTTCCCTGTTTTTCTCCCGCCAGTAATATACCTCCACACCTTCTTCCTCTCCCTGGTTCACGAGGTAAGCGCCCACTGCGATTTCAACCAGGCGACCCCACATCTTGGCTTCTGCACGCCAATCAGCAGGTGCCAGCCCGGACTGGGAAGTGACCAGGGCAGTGTTTCTCGGCTGCCATTTGGGACTGGATGATCTGGTACGGATTTTTGTTCCGTGCCATTTTTGCAGTCCCTGGACCAGGTAGGCTCCTTCAAGAAGATGCTGGTAATGAGCCAGCGTAGTTGTATTGCCCGCATCCTGAAGCTGTCCCAGAAGTTTCTGATAAGATATGATCTGTCCTGCATAATCGCAGCTTAGAGCATAAAGCCGGCGAAGCAGAGCTGGTTTCTGAACCCGGTGCATCAGCAGGATATCTTTGCCGATGGCGGTTTCCACCAGCGACTGCTGGACATAATCAGCCCACCTTGTCCAGTCATCCCTGAGCCGGGCTGCGCCGGGATACCCGCCGTAATAAAGATAAGTATCCAGGTCCCACTGAAAACATTTCTCCATTTCCACAAAAGACCAATGGGACATGCGTATTAATTCAAACCGTCCGGCAAGGCTTTCAGTCAACCCGCCTTGAATCTGCAAAGATGATGATCCGCAAAGAACCAGGCGAATCTGATTCAGGCTGTTTCTCTGCTCCCATAACGCCTTGATACACTCAGCCCAGCCCTGAACCTTCTGGATTTCATCCAGGATCAGCAGTACAGGACCTTCTGCGGCAGTCTTGAATTCCGCCGCCTGCCAGGCCTGTTCAATCCAGTCTGTACCTGGTGGAGCCGGAGAGTCTGCGGATTCGTATATTGAGGCCCTGCCCCAGCTTTCCTTAACCTGAAGAACAGCTGTAGTCTTTCCCACCTGTCTGGGCCCAAGGACTACCTGAATGAAAGGCTGCTGTTCCTGGAGCCTCTGACCAAGGGTGTAAACTTTTTGTCTTTTGAATTCGGGAAGTTGCATAATTTTTGCCATTTACTCAATATATCGTTCTTTTTTACTCAATACATTGAGTAAATGTCAACAACAGACCTTAAAGATGTGACTGCAAAAGGTCATTTTTGTCACGCGAACCACGCGAAGCGCTTGGCAGGACGCGTGGCAGACGTCAGAGGTCAGTACAAACTAAGATTTATGTCACGCGAAGACGCGTGATTGTCCCCCTGGCCGGTACCTGCCCCCTGAATGGTTACCCGCAGGGGGTGTGGATGTGGGATATATTCTATGAAGAGGCTGGGTGGTTCGTAGTCTTGCCCTTTCATTTTTCCCTTGCCTGTCCCCTAAAACCTAACTATATTAATACCTATGCATGTTATCCATGGACCACACGACAAGATATTCAAGCGCGTGATGGCTGACCGGAAAAATGCCATAAGTCTGCTTGGGATGGTTCAAAACATGTTTACAATTCGGCAATACCAGATATTTCATGCTGATGCTCCCGGTGGCCACCAGACAAGAAATCTCAGGGAAAAATTAATATTTGGGTTTTGAAAAAGTGTAAGCCAGCTTGCCTGACAAAAAGAACCATCCCCAACAGCCAGTATTTTTAACTTGCCCTGCAAAACTGATTTTTTGCAGAAACATTCAATTGCGGAAAGCTAAATTGAACAAACGAGGTTTTTTTATGAATGAAAGAATAACTATTGATGCTAATATCTGCCATGGAAAGCCTGTAATAAAAGGTACAAGAGTTTTAGTTGCTAACATTTTAAGTGCATTAGGGTCTGGAGATAGTATAGAAGAAATATTGAATGATTATCCAAATATAACCCGTGAAGATATCTTTGCAGCAATAAAATTTGGAGGTCAGTTATCACGTTTTGAAGAACTGCCTTACGAAGAAAAGGTACTATGAATTTTTTTCTTGATGAGAACTTTCCTAAAAGTGCAGAAAGGTACTTGGTTTCGAAAGGGCATACTGTGTCTGATATTCGGGGCAGTTCAAATGAAGGTATAGATGACTTACAAATTTTTAGACTTGCGCAAGAAAAAAAAGCAACGTTTTTAACGACTGACAGAGACTTTTTTCACACCATTCCTCACTTGTTTCCGGAGCATTATGGTATAGTAGTTATTGCTCTTAGACAACCAAATAGACACGCTATACTTTCGCGTTTATCATGGTTAGTTGAGCACTGTAAAAGTCAAGCTTTGTTTGGCAAGGCTTATTTGCTGCGAGAGTCCACGTATAAAGTTTATCCAGTTGATTAGTATACCTGTTCAAAAATAAAAGGGCCAGGCCTCTGAGACCAGCAAGCTGGTTTTCGGTTTTCTACCGACCCCGATACCGATACCGACCCCGACACCGACTACCAGAACAAGAGTACACACAAAATGTGCTGAACAGTTACAAAGTTACCAACATGTTTGCTTGAAATTTGTGCTAAGCGCCTACAATTCAAGTTCATTTACTTCAGCATGTTGCTGTCACAACAATTTGTCATTTTATGAGACCGGCACGGTCCACTCCCCTCCTTGGTTAAGGAGGGGCCGGGGGTGGTTCGTTCTAAATGATCATTTCCTTATTTTTCTTGTTCAAAGGCTTGATCCGAAACATACCAGGGTGAGATGCTGAACATCAAGCCTTGCATAATTCAAACCGCCTTTCAAGCCCTGGCACAAGGTTTTCAAATTCACTTATATCTCTAAAAAGGATTTTATGCAGTCGCGTCTTGTCTTCGAACCGCAGAATCAGGAAATGCCTAAACTTTACCTGTAAAAAATATTGTAAAGCAAGACTTTTGCTGGTAAAGGTTAAAATAAGTCTTGCTGGATGATACTTTACTGCTCCCCACTGCAAAGCCAAATAATTCCGCAGCATACAGGCATTCAGGGAGACAGGCCGGAAACTGTACCGCACGACTCTTTTAATTATCCGCTTTATGTCAACTGACAAAAATGATTTCTGCAGGCGTTTGCAGTAAGGCACCCGGAAGTCACTTCTGTCCAGCATGACCAGGAGAACCGGCTTGAAAAAATCCCCCAGAATCTTCATTTTTTCCCGGGACAGAACTTTCTACAGGGAAGCGGTCCGGGAAATGCGGTCTCTGGGCAGCTGTCATGCTGCAGATGATTTTCAGGATTTGAGAATTGACTTGCTGGAAAAATGCGAGGCAATCATCATGGACCTCCACCTGTCCCAAGAAAACCAGTTGAACTTTTTCAAAAAAAACATGGAGCAGCTCCACAGGCCGGCTGTCATTGTAGTTACAGACGAACATGACTCAGATCTCATTGAGACAGCCATCACCCTGGGAGCATGGGATTACTTTCAGAAACCGGTATTCTGGAAAAGACTGCGCGAGTCAGTCGGGCGAGCTCTGGAAGCTTCCAGCACCCTTTCAGCGATAAATTATGGCGATTTCAAACGGTGTGGAATCATTGGTTCGTCCCGAAGCATAAACTCCTGCCTGACCACCCTTGCATCATTCGCCCGCAGCAACTCCAACGTGCTCATCTATGGTGAGACCGGAACGGGAAAAGAGCTCTTCTCCAGGGCCGTACACCTGAACAGCCCCAGAAGTCACAAGCCATTCATTATCATAGACTGCGCCGCCCTGCCTGAAAACCTTGTGGAAAGCACCCTGTTCGGACATGAGAAAGGGGCTTTTACCACTGCAGACAAAAAACATACCGGGCTTATAAGGCAGGCTCACGGCGGAAGCCTCTTTCTCGATGAAATAGGAGAACTCTCTCTTAATACACAGAAACTTTTCCTGCGGGTTCTTCAGGAACGCCGCTTCAGACCGGTAGGCTCAGCTACGGAGATTTTCTGTGATTTCAGACTGGTTGCAGCCACAAACAAGGATCTGGACCGCATGTGCGCTGAAGGGACTTTTCGCCGGGACCTCCTGTTTCGTCTTCACAGTTTTGCCTTGACCCTGCCTCCACTCAACTCAAGAGAGGAAGACGTGCTGGAGCTCATGTACTATTTTCTGGACAGGATCTGCAAAAAACACGGCCTGGAAAACAAGCAGCCTTCCCCGGAGGTTATAGATGCTTTCGCAGGTTACAGCTGGCCGGGCAATGTTCGCGAGCTTATAAACACCCTGGAGCATATGGCCATCACGGCCCGCCATGAACCTGTTATTCAGCCGGAGCATCTGCCCCTGCCCCTGAAAGTTTTCTGCAAGCAGCAGGTCATGGAAAAAGACATGATGCAGGCCTGCACCGAGAGTCAAGAACCTGCACGCGACGAAGAATTCCCAAAGATTAAAGAGTACCGGGAGCAGGCCATAGCCCGCATTGAAAAAAAATACCTTGAAGAGCTTCTGCAGGCATCCGGTAAAGATATGCCCACCGCCTGCCGTCTTTCAGGGTTGTCCAGGCCCAGGCTCTACGCCATGCTCAAAAAATACGGCCTTTCACCTGTGAAACACCGCAAGATATAGCTCCTTTCTGTTTGACGGCAATTTTTCGACTTACTCCTGAGACCATGTCACAAAAAACAATAACCACGCGAAGCGCGTGGCAGGCCTTAGACAGGATTAACAGGATTGACAGGATAAGCAATCAGCGGCCCCGGTGAAATCAGCTGCGCTGTCCTTCGGAATTTCACAGGGCAAGCCGGAAGCCGCAGATTGCATTAGTCATCCAGCACTCACTTTCTTCTGGCATTCATGAGTGCCGGAAAAAAGTGAGTGCTGGAGTGATAACCTTTTGGCCTGGCTACCGGCCAGGACAAAATGACTTTTCTCTTAATCCATCTCTTAATCCTGTTAATCCTGTCAAATAGCTCTTTTCTTTATTGGGTTGCGGGCAATGCCCGCCTTATTTAAACTATTTAAGCCCCTTGCTGTCACACAAGCTTGTCATTATATGATCACGACACGGCCTGGCCCCTCCTTAAAAGCTGCCGCGTCTTGCAAGGCAAGACAAAAACATCCCCCAGATGTCTAACCAGAGCTTCAACTTCCTTTTAAAAATCTATAACCAATTGTTTTTAAAGACTTTGTGTGATGCAGGCACACAACTTGTTATAGTAACCTTAAACCGGCCGGTGGAACATCTGGCTCGTGGTTTCCTTGAGCCCGCTTAAGGGAATTAAAATACCCCCTCCCCGCACCCCCTTTTATTATGCAAATGGTAAGCAGAAAACTGTAAAGTGCGGGGCTGTTCCCAGACAGCGGGCTTAAGAAAACCACTGAGCCCCGGATAATGACCTGTAACCACTCAGGGGGGTCCTCGATGTTGATTACTGGCACAAGCCCCCCTGAATGGTTACAATGACCTTGTCTATGCGCTCAACTGCTCAACACCTTGAATTTGCCACAAAGGAGGCGAATATGAGTTCATTTCAAACCCTGGTTGAAGAAGTCCATCAGAATGATCGCTGCCATATGTGCGGTGGATGTGTCACTTTCTGTACCGCCATCAATTATGGTGCACTGGAGATTGGAGAGGACGGTTTGCCGCGCTACAAGGACCAGAACAGTTGCCTGGAATGCGGAATATGTTACATGCTCTGCCCTGAAGTAGAAGAACTGGACGTAGAAATAAACAGTCTTGCAAACTGGGAGGAGCCGGCAGGCAAAATTATATCCTCAAGCATCCTTCGGGCCAGAGACAGACAGGTCCTGGACAGAGCAACCGATGGCGGAGCCGTGACTGCAATTCTTCTGCATCTCATGGAATCAGGCCGCATAGACGGGGCCGTGGTCAGCAGAAACAAAGGCCTGTTCAACAGGGAACCCATGCTGGCCCGTACCAGTGAGCAGATACTGGAATGCTGCGGCTCCTATTTTGATGTTTCTCACGGCACGTACCACTATGGTACGCAGTACTCCACCTACTCGCCGTCTGTGCAGGCCTTAGGCGATGTCAAAACTCAAGGATTCAGAAGCATAGCCTTTGTCGGAACACCATGCCAGGTAAGGACACTCAGAAAAATGCAGGCCCTGGGAGTTGTCCCGGCTGATGCAATCTACTGTGTCCTGGGTCTTTTCTGTACAGGCAATTTCGAATTTGACGACAACTCCAGGAAACGATTGGAAAAGACCGGAGAATTCAGCTGGAAAGATGTGCAAAAAATCAATGTTACCGACAAGGTGTACATCTATATGCAGGACGGCTCCATACATGCCCTTCCCCTGGATGAGCTGGATTTCATCAAAAGACGGGCATGTAATTACTGCCACGATTACAGCGCCGAACTGGCCGACCTCTCCTTCGGCGGTGTGGGCTCGGACGACGGCTGGACAACGGTTTTGACCAGAAGCCCTCTGGGAATGGAAATATTGCGGTATGCCGAAAGAAACAGCCTGGAAAGACTGGGAATGCAGGACCCGGATACACAGGATCAAAGATCGGCCCTTGATGCCGAGATCCAGGACCTGAAAAGCCGCATGCAGCACCTGCAGTACCGCCGCCTGGAAAACCCTGAGACCACGGCCCACGGATACCAGGAAATG contains the following coding sequences:
- the mtnA gene encoding S-methyl-5-thioribose-1-phosphate isomerase, whose product is MQHVYFDEKQSVLMLLDQRYLPDSEQWFKCAGTQDIVYALQQMVIRGAPAIGVTAAYGCVLAALEARGSSNWEEDLEKSLQTIEHARPTAANLAWAVRGMRHAWRSGSFFSPAQLAEFWLPEALHVHEEDIRINKMIGAHGRDLIFSGDTVMTHCNAGALATGGYGTALGVVRSAVEQGKDIRVIANETRPFLQGARLTAYELARDNIPVRVACDNACGLLMHKGLVHKVVVGADRIAANGDTANKIGTYTVAVMARRHGIPFYVAAPFSTFDVQTSSGEDIPIEQRDPAEVKCMTGQMIVPPDVQVYNYAFDVTPHELITGIITEKGVFAPGEMA
- the gatB gene encoding Asp-tRNA(Asn)/Glu-tRNA(Gln) amidotransferase subunit GatB; the encoded protein is MSDYETVIGLEVHAQLKTRSKIFCSCSTQFGNDPNTNTCPICTGMPGVLPVLNKRAVEFAVKMALALDCRVNERSVFARKNYFYPDLPKGYQISQYDQPLAEHGHIKILAQNREKDVGITRIHMEEDAGKSIHSHSEGLSYVDLNRTGVPLMEIVSEPDMRSPEEAAAYLKALRSILRYLDISDGNMEEGSFRCDANVSIRPRGKNELGTRTEIKNLNSFRNVQKALEYEVSRQMDILEDKEEVIQETRLFDPDRGITVSMRGKEEAHDYRYFPDPDLVPLLVDRDWTLRLKKELPELPMARLARFISQYELPHEDSQVLTSERDLADFFEECTRLYAQPKKISNWVMTELLRELNQAATSIKESGFSPGLLAKLVRMVDEGTISNKIAKSLFPEVFASGSDPEKLVQDKGLGQISDSGELERVVDEVISENPDEVQKYQQGRKKLMSFFVGQVMKKTKGQANPGLVNELINRKLG
- a CDS encoding NAD-dependent epimerase; translation: MKILVTGTAGFIGFRLALALVEKGFEVVGLDNINDYYDVQVKYGRLRESGFQEPYDYGRLYHSDKYPGLSFIRQNLEDREGMQRLFQEQGFSRACNLAAQAGVRYSLTNPYAYVDSNLVGYINLLECCRHNQVEHLVFASSSSVYGLNETQPFSVHANVDHPISLYAASKKSNELMSHTYAHLYGLPCTGLRFFTVYGPWGRPDMALFLFTRAMLEDRPIDVFNHGRMQRDFTYIDDIVEGVIRVLDNPPAGNPHWDPKNPDPASSSAPYRLYNIGNNNPVQLMDFIQALEKALGKKAQKNLLPLQPGDVPSTYADVDDLVRDLDYKPETSVEEGIERFVKWYRDFFQA
- a CDS encoding ABC-ATPase domain-containing protein, which gives rise to MQKLREILDRIDGRGYKAYKDLQGGYSFGEFRLLVDYVQGDPYAPPSRVRAVVPWETAGLPEHALQGEARKVAARDFLARAFSRAVQGERDIRIDAGKQTVLDRTACLFTPDGVELRFTVTLPARGRTILGRQAARLLMEAVPEAVSAVTVRRLDLKALKLHCDVTQDQQSLRDQLDEMDLAAFLADGSILPRRSGVDDRPLQDAVELSSPDTLQVTLHAPNAGALSGLGIPLGVSLIVGGGFHGKSTLLKAVEAGVYDHIPGDGRERVVSNALALKIRAEDGRVVHSVDLSPFISELPYGKSTRDFSTDLASGSTSQAASLQEALEMGASVLLVDEDTSATNFMIRDQRMQKLVAGDEEPITPFVDRIRELRDGLGISTVLVMGGSGDYFDHADTVIQMHEYKPRDVTASAREIASTWATGRVQEPGSALGRPKPRSLDASRLNPCRKPGKRVIKPDGLDALLFGRYEVDLRALEQLADPSQVRAIGVILARLAENGQVIQDPAARIRRMLENDLPRLAFAPDGDLARPRPLEAMAVLNRLRSAHLRGCKD
- a CDS encoding ATP-binding protein; translation: MQLPEFKRQKVYTLGQRLQEQQPFIQVVLGPRQVGKTTAVLQVKESWGRASIYESADSPAPPGTDWIEQAWQAAEFKTAAEGPVLLILDEIQKVQGWAECIKALWEQRNSLNQIRLVLCGSSSLQIQGGLTESLAGRFELIRMSHWSFVEMEKCFQWDLDTYLYYGGYPGAARLRDDWTRWADYVQQSLVETAIGKDILLMHRVQKPALLRRLYALSCDYAGQIISYQKLLGQLQDAGNTTTLAHYQHLLEGAYLVQGLQKWHGTKIRTRSSSPKWQPRNTALVTSQSGLAPADWRAEAKMWGRLVEIAVGAYLVNQGEEEGVEVYYWREKNREVDFVLKKGNRLAAIEVKSGQFSKAHSGVGAFQKHWPDSKIWIIGRGGLPLVDFMKAGLETLL
- a CDS encoding DUF433 domain-containing protein, producing MNERITIDANICHGKPVIKGTRVLVANILSALGSGDSIEEILNDYPNITREDIFAAIKFGGQLSRFEELPYEEKVL
- a CDS encoding DUF5615 family PIN-like protein, whose amino-acid sequence is MNFFLDENFPKSAERYLVSKGHTVSDIRGSSNEGIDDLQIFRLAQEKKATFLTTDRDFFHTIPHLFPEHYGIVVIALRQPNRHAILSRLSWLVEHCKSQALFGKAYLLRESTYKVYPVD